In one Myxocyprinus asiaticus isolate MX2 ecotype Aquarium Trade chromosome 1, UBuf_Myxa_2, whole genome shotgun sequence genomic region, the following are encoded:
- the LOC127447944 gene encoding macrophage mannose receptor 1-like, with translation MESSLLQVLFLLGVLSSSLSFRGQYILIQQKKTWAEAQAFCRENHLDLATFNNDNDRENFREDLAASNFKSDVWVGLYSLYSNISTWQWSFQDENVTFTYWSSEQPNNYGGDQNCVHFLSDATWNDYSCFTYMYCFCYDGVTNNFIFVTDKFRTWYESQSYCRQHYTDLATVRNINDQNKLQELMVSTYASVWIGLFRDFWKWSDGTNITSMKWISGQPVKILQNEACAYANSEGETGNGACSDPLPFVCNNVMRKIIVRVELKSDRNVTDPQIQDFILQQIQQKLKQRGMTADAEVTWKFQAVSQVFHEKENYTREHKWEDCDSYPDDTVYPNETWSY, from the exons ATGGAATCAAGTCTGCTTCAAGTGCTATTTTTACTTG GAGTTCTGTCTAGTTCACTGAGCTTTAGAGGTCAGTATATTCTGATCCAGCAGAAGAAAACATGGGCCGAAGCTCAAGCGTTCTGTCGAGAGAATCACCTGGACTTGGccacatttaacaatgacaatgACAGGGAGAACTTCAGAGAAGACCTGGCTGCTAGTAACTTTAAATCAGATGTCTGGGTTGGATTGTACTCTCTATACTCTAACATTAGTACATGGCAATGGTCATTTCAAGACGAGAATGTAACATTCACCTACTGGAGCTCTGAACAACCGAACAATTATGGTGGCGATCAGAATTGTGTTCACTTTTTATCTGATGCGACTTGGAATGATTATTCTTGTTTCACATATATGTACTGTTTCTGCTATGATG GAGTGACAAATAATTTCATCTTTGTTACGGATAAGTTCAGAACTTGGTATGAGTCCCAGAGTTACTGCAGACAACATTATACAGACCTCGCCACTGTACGCAACATCAATGATCAGAATAAACTACAAGAGTTGATGGTCTCAACGTATGCAAGTGTTTGGATTGGTTTGTTCCGGGATTTCTGGAAGTGGTCAGATGGAACAAACATCACCTCTATGAAATGGATTTCTGGACAACCAGTTAAAATTCTGCAAAATGAAGCATGTGCTTATGCTAACTCTGAAGGTGAAACTGGTAATGGAGCATGCTCAGATCCGCTTCCATTTGTTTGCAACAATG TGATGAGGAAGATCATTGTGAGAGTGGAGCTAAAATCAGATCGTAATGTGACCGATCCTCAAATTCAGGATTTCATCTTACAGCAG ATACAGCAGAAACTGAAGCAGCGTGGAATGACAGCAGACGCTGAAGTGACGTGGAAATTTCAAGCAGTCAGTCAGGTGTTCCACGAGAAAGAGAATTACACAAGAGAGCACAAGTGGGAAGATTGTGACTCTTATCCTGACGATACAGTTTATCCTAATGAAACCTGGAGTTACTGA